One Paenibacillus sp. FSL H7-0737 DNA segment encodes these proteins:
- a CDS encoding DUF6063 family protein, which produces MSYTLEQVQQASRLFFELLRKKVIPLDDPAAAECLQDAGTYDALQYVAKEAGCRVMNSGHRLHLLVNPLGSVFATNFTQLKNKYSRIERKTHLHIINIIILVFLAEMDQDETHFKSGQDSMSYIQISDQVSSLFQAWMQMDDEGRFSQQWRLDIQAMSKVWTNLYMQTKSQEESDLLTRGAGSRIGLIHEGMKLLEEEKLVFISESEKRIFPREELYERMRYLYHDVDRYQELKKLIGRTLAEKDGAINAAD; this is translated from the coding sequence ATGAGTTATACATTAGAACAGGTACAGCAAGCTTCACGGCTATTTTTTGAATTACTTCGTAAAAAAGTAATCCCTCTCGATGATCCTGCGGCAGCGGAATGCCTGCAGGATGCAGGAACATATGATGCGCTTCAATATGTTGCCAAGGAGGCAGGCTGCCGAGTGATGAATTCGGGACACCGTCTCCATTTGTTGGTCAATCCACTCGGGTCAGTGTTCGCCACCAACTTTACCCAGTTGAAGAATAAATACTCACGAATTGAGCGTAAAACTCATTTACATATCATTAATATCATCATCCTTGTGTTTCTGGCCGAGATGGATCAGGACGAGACTCACTTTAAGTCCGGGCAGGACAGTATGTCCTATATACAGATATCAGATCAGGTGTCTTCACTTTTCCAAGCATGGATGCAGATGGATGATGAAGGTCGGTTTAGTCAGCAGTGGCGCTTGGATATCCAAGCGATGTCCAAGGTGTGGACTAACCTCTATATGCAAACTAAGAGTCAGGAAGAGAGCGATCTTCTGACAAGAGGCGCAGGCTCACGAATTGGGCTGATTCATGAAGGCATGAAGCTCCTCGAAGAGGAGAAGCTCGTGTTCATCTCGGAGTCAGAGAAGCGGATATTCCCACGGGAAGAGCTTTATGAGAGAATGCGGTATTTATATCATGATGTTGACCGGTATCAGGAATTGAAGAAACTCATCGGACGAACTTTAGCTGAGAAAGACGGTGCTATTAATGCCGCGGATTGA